GGCCGGCAACAGGTCGGGAGTGAACTGGATACGCTTGAAGTCCAACGACACGGCATCGGCAAAAGCCTTCACCGCGGTCGTCTTTGCCAAGCCCGGCAGACCTTCCAGCAGCACGTGACCGTCCGCCAAAATGCCCGTCAGAATGCTTTCCACCAAAGCCTTCTGGCCAATAACCGTACCTTCCACTTCACGCAGCAAATTCATGCAAAAAGCACTCTGCTGTCTAACCTTTTCCGAAAGTTCCTGAATATCCATTTAGTTAACCTCTTCTGTTTTCGCGAATTAAGATACAAAATTCCACGAAAAAAGGCAAATGAATTATAATTCGTGAGCCAAAACGCCCCATGCGTTAAGCTGGGGCGGTGGCGAGAGCGAGGCGATTTCGTAGGTTCTTTTATGCAATAGAGCCGAGCGGTCTGTAAAGGGGGAAGCCTCCCCCTGGTTGCAGCCGCTACGCGTCTTCCTCCACCCCCTCGCCTAGGGGGCCACCCCCTAACACCCCCGCAAGCAATCACTCTTCTTCGTCTCTCTGCCTTTTCTCATATTCTTCTAAAGACTCCAAATCCCTTTCCTTTTGGCGTTCTTCCGCAGCCTTTGTTTCCCTTTGTAACTTTATGCGTTTTTCCCGTTCTTTTTCTTTGTCATAAATAAACTCTTTTGTTGCCACACCCCAAAAATCTATCATTACTGCAAACCGATTACATCTGTTATCTATATCTCTACCATAGCGGAATTCAAAGGCAAGGGTAGAAGATTCTCGCTTATACGAAACAAAAGCCCCTCCACCAACTTCACGATAAAAAGCAGGATGTGGCTCCGGAAAAGAAAAAGCCATAAAACCTTCTTTTGCATCCGACAAATACTTCTCTATCCCATTCCTAGAAAAATGTTCTGTAACACCTATTTTCACTTTATTTCCTACAGGAATTTGCTCAACAACCATCGCCCCCAAAGAAACATCCTTCCAGAAATTATCACTCATGTAATTAGCGATATTAAAAGGCGAATATATAGAGCTCCACGCCGTAACACCAAAATATGGAGAAACTATTCCCAACTGAGTAAAAGGCGTTACCGTCTGTGTACCAAATCCTAATGAAAAGAAACTCTTATTCCAAAAGACACTCCCCGTCGCATCAAAAACCCATTCTTCAGAGCGCGCGTTATCGTTATCCAAATCACCTCCATACAAAGCTCCATTCATATTTACAACAGGTTTATCTTGCTCATAACTATCCATGAATGCAGCTGCCGATGGTGGACGCATCACACTGCTACACCCCGCAACCAGCAAGGCACACACAGTTAATACAATCCATAAAATTCCGCGAGCCATTATCTACAAAATAGAATATCTAGGCAAAACCCGGATTCATTCCATCTGCCAATTCGCAGACTTCATCAAGAAAGGAGATGCCGCATCAAGTGCGGCATGACAAGTGTAATAAGGGGAAACAACAATTCGCCGTTTATTTTTTCTTCTTCGCGGGGGCAGGCAACTCCGGCAACATCGCATCAAGCAAACGAACCAGCAAGCCAGAGTCTTCGATCTGCTCGTTGGTCACGCGGAGCATAGGCTTTGCACCATCGTAAGGCAACTGTTTCTTTGCACCCGGCAACATTGCCAAAGCCGCAGCCACAGGCTTTACCAGCAAGCGATCATCGTAAATTCCACCGAAGATTTTCCCGTCAGCGTACAAGATGTACTCGCCCATCATTTTGCGGGTCGTCACGCGCAGTTCGCCCTTGAACTGCTCCAAAACATGGTCACGAAACTTTTCAGAACTCGGCATACATACCCCTTGACGTTTTTCACAATATAACAATTAATTTGTATATTACTCCTATGCTCAACTACGTATTCCTTATCCTTGCCATTGTCGCGGAGGCGACCGGCACCACGCTCCTCAAAATGTCGGAGCAGTTCACCAAACTCGTTCCGTCCATCGGCTCGCTCGTTTGCTACGTGGCATCGCTCTATCTGTTGAGCCTTTGCCTGCGCACCATTCCCATCGGCATTGCGTATGCCACCTGGTCGGCACTGGGCATCGCCCTCATTACAATAAGCGGCATCTTCTTTTTCAAGCAGATGCCGGATTTGGGAGCCATCGTGGGGCTCGTCCTGATTATTTCCGGCGTAGCCGTACTGAATCTATTTTCAAAGATGGATATTCACTAGGTTCAGAGAACCTTTTCCATAAACACGCACTCGAATGTGTCATGATGGGCTTTACCGCTTTCATTAAAGTGGTAGCCCATTTTTTTATAGAAGTCCGCGACATTCACGCGACTCGAAATTTCGACTTTCTTGACGCCAACTTCGCGCATCCACTTTTCGGCCTCGGCAACGACGGCCCGGCCTAAATGCTTGCCACGATATTCCGGTAGCACCACGACGCGTCCGATTTCGGCAACGCCCTCGCGAACTTCAAACCAGCGGCAAGTGGCAACCGGGTAAATATCATCCAGCGCCAAAATGTAATGACAGCTCTCGCCATCATGCGCATCGATTTCGGCATCCAGCGAAATCTGGTACTTGCGCATCATCGCAGCCATACGCACGTAGTAGGCGCCAGCACGTTCGCTTTCTTTTGTAACGCGAATAATTTTCATGAATACGACCGATTAGTCTTCTTCAGAAATTCCCATAAGGGTCATGGCACCTTTCCAGGTTTCCTTGTTTTCGAAACCATCGCGCTTGCCGCCGCCGTAGCGGGCGTGTGCGAATTCTTCTACAAGGGTTTCCCAGCCTTCCAATTTACCCTCTTTCACGAGGTTGTCGAGATTGACCGCGGAGGCGGCCATTCCGAATTTATCGGCCACATATTCCTTGCAAATGCTTTCAAGTTCCAAGAGCCATTCGCGGCTATCTGCCGTATTCACGCGCTGCTTGAGGACCATCATGCGTTCACGCAAGGCATCTTCTGCAGCGTTTTTAGCCGCAGCAGCCTCTCGCACGGCAGCACGGCGCTTTACGCGCCACAGGCCCGCCAAAAGCACGCAAACGGCCACAATAAGTCCAACGGCAAGCGGAAGCGGGTTAAACGGTTCATTCACGCGCACATCCACGCTTTCGCTACGTAAATCGAGCGGTTGCCCCATTTGCGTCGGAACCTCGAACCGCATCGCCGGAATATGCAAGTTGCCCGTATCGGCAGCCAAAATCTTGTAGGTAAACGTAATCGAGGCAACTTCCTTGCCATCTTTCACAGAGCGCGCCGATTCCTGCGACATGCCCACTTGAGTCAGGCCCTTCGCATTCGCCGTGCCCGCCGGCACCACCAAAAGCGCACTCCCTTGCACGCCCCAAGAAACAGTCACCGGGAATTCAAACGTGTCGCCCACGGTCACCGCGGGCATTCCACCTTGCGGCCCCGCCGAAATCGAAATCCCGAGCTGTTCCGGCGTCGGCATTTCGATCTCCGGCGCCGCGACAACGCTATCGCCAACGCCAGCAGACTGCACCGAATCCGCCACCACATTTTCATTCAAAGAATCGTTTTCCATACGAGGGCTAATATACAAAAGCCGAGAGTCGTGAGCAAGCTCGCTTGCTCATGACCGAGGCATCGAGAATCTGCGAAACAGATAAAAAAACACCCCAGATACTAATCTGGGGCTAAAAACACTGGTTAATGGGCGCCGGCTTACGCCACAACTTCCTTAATTAAACGGCTTCACAAAGGCGCCGTTCAACAAGCTGCTATACAAACCGAGCAAAATGTCGGTGAAGTAGCTGGAGTTGTTATTCGTAACAGACTTTCCATTCACAAGACCCGTGCAACTTTCAAGCCAGGCCTGGTTGGTGCCAATACCCGTTGCGCACCATGCGGCAAGCCACTGAGTCGGAACCGCGGAATTGCCCGTCGCATCGTTCTTGGCCGGATCCCAAGAGTACTGCACAGCCAAAGCCTTCGAATTCGGGTCTCCACCAGCCTTAGCAGAAATAAAGTTGTTCAAAGTGGTAAGCACCGTCAAAGCTCTCGGATCCTGGAACCAGTAGTAGTCCCAAGCGATACGCCACGGAATACGCACAGATTCCTTGTTGAACGTCCAGTAAGTCTTGTCAGCAGAACCATTGTCCGGGTTAGCAGCAACACCAGCTTCATTGCTCCAGTCAGGGAGCACACCGGTACCGGCCGCCTGAACCTTAGAAATGTAAGTATACATTGCATCAAGCACGCCAGTCCAGTTGTGGTTCGGGTCAACCATGGCAAACAAGCGGAGTGCCACCGGAGAGAAATAGCTCAGGTTGTAAACGGGTTCCTTGCCGTTGCCACCGTTCCAGACATCCGTATCGCCAGAGTAGAGCAACAGACTCGTCTTATTGACTTCGGCATCCCACAAAGCATTCACGATGTTCTTAGCATCGTCAAGGAAGGCCTGCTGACCAGTCTTGTAGTACATCAAGATAAGCGATGTAGCGATATCGAGATCGGCATCGGTTGCACTAGAAAGGTCAATTTCCGAAAAATGGAAGCTATAGGTAATCCACGGAGTCAAATACCTCTTAGCCGTCGACGTAGAATTGTATTCGCGGAAAGCCCTAGAATAGTTCCACAAGCGAACGAACGCATCGGTATCGCCATTGGCCATGGTAAGAAGCATGCCGTAACCCACACCTTCGGACACGGTGCATGCACGATACCTCAAGGAAGGAATCGTCGTATCGTCATCGTTGCAGCGATTCTTATAGTAGCCCGTTGTCTGGGCAGACCACAAGACACGACCAGCCGGCTGGTAGGTAGCAGGGAACACCACATCGAATTCCGAAGCCAATTCCGGATAATAGAGAGCTTCGTCTTCCATGTTCACGAAATGGAAGGGTTTCCAAGTCTGGTAAAGAACCGTGCTATAGTTGATATTTGCGATCGATGCGAGAGGCACCGGAGACACCCATGCCGTCGTAGGCGTGGGAGTAGTCGTCGGGTCCGTCGGGGTGGTCGAAGGTGTCGTCGAAGGATCGGTCGGAGTCGTCGTCGGGTCCGTCGGAGTCGTCGAAGGAGTGGTCGACGGATCAGTCGGAGTAGTAGACGGGTCCGGATTGATTACCGGATCAGGATTTACCGGATTAGCATTGTTGCTGTTAGACGAATCGTCGCCACAAGCAGTAAGACCAATTACAGCACCCAATGTCAGGGGTGCAACCATAGGAGCTAAAATTTTTTTGAACAGCATAGTAGCCTCTAAATAAAAAAATCCTAAGGAAATATACATTCTGAATCAAGATATAGAAGTGATATAACTCAAAAAAAGGGATAAGTGTTGTCTAAATCAAATCAACACCGCCGCAATGTAAAAAATGAGTTTACAGAGAAGTTTTCTATATTGTTTGGCATTATGGCAAGCACAATGAAAAAGCCGCACGTTATCGTCCATCCGAGCAATATGACCCAATCTGACTGGGTGCGTTGCATACTCCCTTTCATGCAATTCATGTATCCCAACCCCTATCAGGTGGCCCCCTCTATTTCGCACATTCTAGCTTCCAGCAAGGACACCCTCCTAAAGACGCGCGCAGTCATCCTGCAAAAGCCTTCGGCAGCGGGCCGAATGGAAGCCGCCTCGATGTACGCCGGGCTCAAAAGGGAATGCAATTTTAAGCTCATTACCGACTTTGACGACCTCATGTGGGATTTGTCTCCCATTATCCAGAGCTATGCCCAAGGCATCCCGAATCACGACCAGATTGTCAAGGACCGCCTAAAGCAAGTACTCCCGCTTTTTGATTCCGTCGTTTGCTCTACACGCTACCTTGCAAACCGCGTCAAGGAAGACCTTGGCGTACACGCCATCGTCATGCCGAACGGCGTTTCTAAATCCCTTTTCGGCTCCCACAAGACAACCGCCGCTTTTACGGGAAAGCCCAAGGTGATGTACGCCGGCGCACTCGGCCACACCACCGATAAAATCCTCGGTGACTTCGAAGGTCCATGGGTTCCTTGGATCAAGAAAAGCATCGAAGATGGCAGCATCGATTTTCTCACTTTCGGAACGCCTGATTTTCTCAAGGGTCTCGAAGGCAAATACACGAGCATTCCCTACACAAGCGTCATGCAGTTCCCGGGTGTCGCGGCAAGCTACAGGCCCGACTTTTATCTGGCCCCGCTCGCAAGCAACAACTTCAACCGGGCCAAAAGCGACCTCAAGCTAAAAGAAGCCGCGGCCCTTGGCGCAGTCTTTATCGGAAGCGATTTTGAAAACAGCCCTTACGGATACGCTCCCAAGGAACAGCTCGTTACCGAAAGCGACACGCCAGAATCGCTCGCCGACAAGTTCAACGCACTCTGCAAGCCCGAAAACTTCATGAGCGCCATTGAATGGCAGTACAATATGATCGAAAAGGAACACTGGTATATCGAAGACCCGGTATTCCAGCGCAACTTCGCCTTCACATACTTCGGGTAAATTACTTCAGCATGATCTGCTGAGAGAGACCCATAGCGCGAACC
This uncultured Fibrobacter sp. DNA region includes the following protein-coding sequences:
- a CDS encoding multidrug efflux SMR transporter; amino-acid sequence: MLNYVFLILAIVAEATGTTLLKMSEQFTKLVPSIGSLVCYVASLYLLSLCLRTIPIGIAYATWSALGIALITISGIFFFKQMPDLGAIVGLVLIISGVAVLNLFSKMDIH
- a CDS encoding TfoX/Sxy family protein, giving the protein MPSSEKFRDHVLEQFKGELRVTTRKMMGEYILYADGKIFGGIYDDRLLVKPVAAALAMLPGAKKQLPYDGAKPMLRVTNEQIEDSGLLVRLLDAMLPELPAPAKKKK
- a CDS encoding BatD family protein, which codes for MENDSLNENVVADSVQSAGVGDSVVAAPEIEMPTPEQLGISISAGPQGGMPAVTVGDTFEFPVTVSWGVQGSALLVVPAGTANAKGLTQVGMSQESARSVKDGKEVASITFTYKILAADTGNLHIPAMRFEVPTQMGQPLDLRSESVDVRVNEPFNPLPLAVGLIVAVCVLLAGLWRVKRRAAVREAAAAKNAAEDALRERMMVLKQRVNTADSREWLLELESICKEYVADKFGMAASAVNLDNLVKEGKLEGWETLVEEFAHARYGGGKRDGFENKETWKGAMTLMGISEED
- a CDS encoding glycosyl hydrolase family 8; its protein translation is MLFKKILAPMVAPLTLGAVIGLTACGDDSSNSNNANPVNPDPVINPDPSTTPTDPSTTPSTTPTDPTTTPTDPSTTPSTTPTDPTTTPTPTTAWVSPVPLASIANINYSTVLYQTWKPFHFVNMEDEALYYPELASEFDVVFPATYQPAGRVLWSAQTTGYYKNRCNDDDTTIPSLRYRACTVSEGVGYGMLLTMANGDTDAFVRLWNYSRAFREYNSTSTAKRYLTPWITYSFHFSEIDLSSATDADLDIATSLILMYYKTGQQAFLDDAKNIVNALWDAEVNKTSLLLYSGDTDVWNGGNGKEPVYNLSYFSPVALRLFAMVDPNHNWTGVLDAMYTYISKVQAAGTGVLPDWSNEAGVAANPDNGSADKTYWTFNKESVRIPWRIAWDYYWFQDPRALTVLTTLNNFISAKAGGDPNSKALAVQYSWDPAKNDATGNSAVPTQWLAAWCATGIGTNQAWLESCTGLVNGKSVTNNNSSYFTDILLGLYSSLLNGAFVKPFN
- a CDS encoding GNAT family N-acetyltransferase → MKIIRVTKESERAGAYYVRMAAMMRKYQISLDAEIDAHDGESCHYILALDDIYPVATCRWFEVREGVAEIGRVVVLPEYRGKHLGRAVVAEAEKWMREVGVKKVEISSRVNVADFYKKMGYHFNESGKAHHDTFECVFMEKVL